GGTGCGTGAGTGCGTTAGTGCGTTAGTGCGGGAGTCCGCGGATCCCGAACCCAGTTCCGCACTCACGCACTCACGCACTTCCGCACTTTCTTCCCGCCACCGCACCCGGTCGCCCGTGCGGTACAGGCGCGCGCCGGGCTCGGCCGCGAACGGGTCCGGGACGAAGCGCTCGGCGGTCGCGGCGGGGCGGTCCAGATAGCCGCGCGCCACCTGCGCCCCGCCCACGTACAGCTCGCCGGGGACGCCCACCGCCGCCGGCCGCCCTGCCGCGCCCAGCACGTAGCAGCGGGTGTTGGAGACCGGCTTTCCGATCGGCACCCGCGAGACGGGGCCGCTCCCCCGCGCTTCCCAGAACGTCGCGACGATGGTGGTCTCGGTGGGCCCGTAGCCGTTCAGCAGGCGCACCCGTCCGCCGGCCACGGCCTGCCACGCGCGCACCCGCTCGGGAAGCGCGGCCTCCCCGCCGAACGCCACCAGCCGCAGCGACTCCGGGAGCGCTTGGGGATGGGCATCCAGGTGGGGCGACACGTGGTGCCACACGGCCGTGGGCAGTTCCAGCACGCTGATGCCCCACCTGCCGCAGGCCTCCCAGAACGACCGGGGGGTCGCGAACATCTCCTCCGTGCGCAGCACCAGGGTGGCGCCGGAAAGGAGGGTCGGGAAGATCTCCTCCGCGGCGGTGTCGAAGCTGATGGAGGCGAACTGGAGGACCCGGTAGCCCGGGCCGATCGCGAACTCCCGGGCGGCGTGCGTGGTGTAGTTGACGAGCGCGCGGTGCTCCACCGCGACACCCTTGGGGGTTCCCGTGCTCCCGGACGTGTAGATCACGTAGGCCAGGGAGCCCGGCCCCGCTGCGCCCTCCAGGTTCTGCCCGCTCTCCGTCGCCACGATGGACGGACAGACGACGCGCGTCCCTGCCGGCACCGGGATCGTTCCGCGCAGCCCCTCCTCCGTCAGCAGCACCTCCGACGCGGAGTCGGCCAGCATGAACGCCAGCCGCTCGGCGGGATACTCCGGATCCAGCGGCACGTACGCGCCGCCGGCCTTGAGCACCGCCAGCACCGAGACCACCATCTCCAGGCTGCGCTCCAGGCACACCGCCACCCGGGCCTCCGGCCCGACGCCCAACCGCCGAAGATGCCGCGCGAGCCGGTTGGCCCGCCCGTTCAGCTCCCGGTACGTCAGCGTCTCTCCGTCGTGGACGACCGCGGCGGCGTCCGGGCTCCGCTCCACCTGCGCTTCGATGAGCTGGTGGATGCACAGGCCGGCCGCCGGGTGCGGCGCACGGGTGGCATTCCACTCTTCCACGACCAGGCGGCGCTCCGCCGCGTCCAGCAGGTCCAGCTCCGAGAGGCGCACGTCCGGGTCGGCCGCGACCTGCCCCAGCACCCGCTCCAGGTGCCTCGCCATCCGCTCCGCGGTGGAGCGGTCGAACAGGTCGGTGTTGTACGAGAGGCTTCCCCACCCGCCGGCGGGGCCTTCCACGAGCCCCAGGCTCAGGTCGAACTTGGCGGTTTCCACCTCCGCCCCCACGGGCTTCATCACCAGCCCCGTGGGGGCGCTGTCCGCGCCCGAGGCGTGCTCCAAGGAGAACATCACCTGGAAGAGGCGCGAGTGGCCCAGGCTGCGCACCGGCTGCAACTCGGCCACCAGCTTCTCGAAGGGCACCTCCTGGTGCTCGTACGCCCCCAGCGTCGCCTCCCGCACCCGCCGCAGGGTCTCGCGGAAGGCCGGGTCTCCACCGAGGCCGGTGCGCAGCACCAGCGTGTTGACGAAGAAGCCGATCAGCGCCTCGACCTCCTTCCTCGTGCGCCCCGCGATGGGGCTGCCCACGACCACGTCGTCGCTCCCGCTGTACGTGGA
This window of the Longimicrobium sp. genome carries:
- a CDS encoding amino acid adenylation domain-containing protein codes for the protein MVPSSFVLIDALPLTPNGKVDRGALPAPDTFGSRDGRYVAPRTPAEERMAGIWAEVLSVERVGAEDNFFELGGHSLLATQLVSRVREAFRTELPLRAVFKAATLAELVGHVEEMRRAERSALPPVVPVDRNRPLPLSFAQERLWFIDRLVPGSAVYNIRVAWRLAGALDVPALERALGEIVRRHEALRTVFREVDGSPVQVIAPIGGFALPVEDLSGLGEVDREAAARYRAGEDARQPFDLAAGPLFRAALLRLGTDDHVLLLSMHHIVSDGWSMGVLFREMSALYEAYREGRESPLAELPVQYADYAVWQREQLEGEVLDRQLAYWRERLAGAPELLELPTDRPRPAEQTYRGAHERIELSGELVERLRALARSEGATLYMVGLAAFQLLLSTYSGSDDVVVGSPIAGRTRKEVEALIGFFVNTLVLRTGLGGDPAFRETLRRVREATLGAYEHQEVPFEKLVAELQPVRSLGHSRLFQVMFSLEHASGADSAPTGLVMKPVGAEVETAKFDLSLGLVEGPAGGWGSLSYNTDLFDRSTAERMARHLERVLGQVAADPDVRLSELDLLDAAERRLVVEEWNATRAPHPAAGLCIHQLIEAQVERSPDAAAVVHDGETLTYRELNGRANRLARHLRRLGVGPEARVAVCLERSLEMVVSVLAVLKAGGAYVPLDPEYPAERLAFMLADSASEVLLTEEGLRGTIPVPAGTRVVCPSIVATESGQNLEGAAGPGSLAYVIYTSGSTGTPKGVAVEHRALVNYTTHAAREFAIGPGYRVLQFASISFDTAAEEIFPTLLSGATLVLRTEEMFATPRSFWEACGRWGISVLELPTAVWHHVSPHLDAHPQALPESLRLVAFGGEAALPERVRAWQAVAGGRVRLLNGYGPTETTIVATFWEARGSGPVSRVPIGKPVSNTRCYVLGAAGRPAAVGVPGELYVGGAQVARGYLDRPAATAERFVPDPFAAEPGARLYRTGDRVRWREESAEVRECVSAELGSGSADSRTNALTHSRT